The Pseudofrankia sp. DC12 region GAAGACGCCGGTCGGCGCGCTGCACGTGCTCGCCGAGGCGGTGCAGGCGGCGAGCGAGGACCCGGTCGCGGTCCGCCGGTTCGCCGAACGCATGACGCACGAGTCCGCCCGGCTCGCGCGGCTTGTCCAGGAGATCATCCATCTGTCCCGGCTGCAGGGCGCGGACCCGCTGCCGGAGCTCCGGCCGGTAGCGGTCGGCAACGTGGTCGCCGAAGCGGTCGACCGCAACCGGCTGGCCGCGCAGACCCGCGGCATCTCGGTGGCGGTGATCGGGCAGACCGACGCGGGCGTGCTCGGCGACGAGGCACAGCTGGTGACGGCCGTGGCGAACCTGCTGGAGAACGCGGTGAACTATTCGCCGCGCGGCACCAGGGTGGGGCTCGGGGTGCGTTGTGCCGGTGACATGGTGGAGATCTCGGTCGCGGATGAGGGCATCGGGATCGCCGAGAAGGACCTGGAACGTGTCTTCGAGCGCTTCTACCGCGCGGACCCGGCCCGGTCTCGGGAAACCGGCGGCACTGGGCTGGGCCTGGCGATCGTCAAGCACATCGTGACCAACCATGGCGGCACGGTCGGTGTCTGGAGCTCCGAGGGCGCGGGCTCCACCTTCACGTTGCGGCTGCCGTCCTACCACGACGACCTCGCTGACGGCGATGACCCGTATGACCCGCCGGACACCGCGCCGCAGCCGATCATTGGCCTGACAGCCGGCGGGCCGCTCCCGGTGCCAGGAGCGGGTTCCGCGAATGGAAGGGGCCCCCAGCTCGGCGAACGGGCTGACGGCGGCCCCGCGGTCGCGGAAGATCGAGAGGGTGCCGCGCCGGCGGCCGACCAGGCGGCCGCACCGAACGTGACAGTGGCACCGAACGTGGCAGCCGCACCGAACGTGACAGCTACTTCCGCGTCTACCGCCGCGCACGAGACCGCCGCCGCACCCGAGGCGGGCGCCCCCGACGAGGGGGCGTTCTCGGACGAGGCGGGGGCGCCGGACACGACGTCGGCCCGGACACAGCAGCCGGGACCGGAGACCAGGACCACCAGGTCGAGCAAGGGACGGACGGCCGGGAACAGGACCGCCGGCACCTGACCACAGGTGAACGACTGTCCGGTCGATCAACGACCGGACGGGCACGATCAGGAAGCCGACGAGAACAACGAGCCGCCACCGACGCCCGCGAGACCCGCGGACCGGCCGGCCCGCGAAAGGAAGAGTGACCGGTGACCCGCCTGCTCGTGGTGGAGG contains the following coding sequences:
- a CDS encoding ATP-binding protein yields the protein MSTPPPASAGSLRETDRPGPPAVAGEGPADSLPADQLRRLVSALPSGVVVLTTRDEVVMANPAARAMGVVVDNRIGVPSVADIVRRTRRAGSGLDGQLDLPPVPPPPLTRPRPDQEPLAVRVRTRPLGGVGHIAVILDDVTESRRVDAVRRDFVANISHELKTPVGALHVLAEAVQAASEDPVAVRRFAERMTHESARLARLVQEIIHLSRLQGADPLPELRPVAVGNVVAEAVDRNRLAAQTRGISVAVIGQTDAGVLGDEAQLVTAVANLLENAVNYSPRGTRVGLGVRCAGDMVEISVADEGIGIAEKDLERVFERFYRADPARSRETGGTGLGLAIVKHIVTNHGGTVGVWSSEGAGSTFTLRLPSYHDDLADGDDPYDPPDTAPQPIIGLTAGGPLPVPGAGSANGRGPQLGERADGGPAVAEDREGAAPAADQAAAPNVTVAPNVAAAPNVTATSASTAAHETAAAPEAGAPDEGAFSDEAGAPDTTSARTQQPGPETRTTRSSKGRTAGNRTAGT